One Nostoc punctiforme PCC 73102 DNA window includes the following coding sequences:
- a CDS encoding YqaE/Pmp3 family membrane protein, whose product MKLVRYLLGLLVPPLGVFLTVGIGPTLFINILLTVLGWLPGSIHAIWVIAKHDEQLNREGGIY is encoded by the coding sequence ATGAAATTAGTTCGTTATCTTCTAGGTTTATTAGTGCCTCCTTTAGGCGTTTTCCTGACAGTTGGAATTGGCCCAACATTGTTTATCAACATTTTACTCACAGTTCTAGGTTGGCTACCGGGTAGTATTCATGCAATTTGGGTCATTGCCAAGCATGATGAACAACTGAATAGAGAAGGTGGGATTTACTAA